From a region of the Patescibacteria group bacterium genome:
- a CDS encoding ferrous iron transporter B has protein sequence MKIEKILLVGNPNVGKSAIFSRLTGAKVIISNYPGTTVEFTQGQMKLGGEGMMIMDVPGTYTLEPTCKAEDVACRMLKEGGLVINIIDATNLERNLHLTLQLLEKGMPLIVALNMWDDTKHRGIYVDVKKLEEQLGVPVIPTCALTGEGIKELIDRLPETKARDLPVSSDSQKWEKIGKIVEEVQKLTHRHHTFLERLEDLSIKPLTGLPIALGIIYCSFWVVRFIGENLIGHIFEPLFTKLWLPLLMKLSAFLVEGSFLHHILIGNFIEGKIDFSQSFGLLTTGLYVPIAMVLPYVFSFYLILGLLEDLGYLPRLAVLADNFMHYLGLHGYAIIPFILGLGCKVPGILATRILEERREKFIAITLMAVGVPCMAQIAMIVGLVGQRGDKYVAIVFFTLFVLLVIKGLILNRVLKGVSPEILVEIPPYRIPQIQAVIKKLWMRLSGFLREALPFVLLGVLLVNILYTLKIIDFLAYIFTPVLTGLWGLPKEAISALIVGFLRKDVAVGMLGPLNLTTKQLVVGSTILAVYFPCIATYIVLIRELGIKDTLKSTSIMIAVALLVGLILNLIL, from the coding sequence AGGCTTACAGGAGCCAAAGTAATAATTTCTAATTATCCCGGAACCACTGTTGAATTTACCCAAGGCCAAATGAAACTTGGCGGAGAAGGGATGATGATTATGGATGTGCCGGGAACATATACTTTAGAGCCGACTTGTAAAGCCGAAGACGTGGCTTGCCGGATGTTAAAAGAAGGCGGCTTAGTGATTAATATTATTGATGCCACAAATTTAGAGAGAAATCTTCATCTAACCCTGCAACTCTTAGAAAAAGGTATGCCGCTTATTGTAGCTTTGAATATGTGGGATGATACTAAGCACCGTGGAATTTATGTTGATGTTAAAAAATTAGAAGAACAATTGGGAGTGCCAGTAATCCCTACTTGCGCCTTAACCGGAGAGGGCATTAAAGAACTGATCGATCGCTTGCCAGAAACAAAGGCGAGAGATTTACCTGTTTCTTCTGATAGCCAGAAATGGGAAAAAATAGGGAAAATTGTGGAAGAAGTCCAAAAATTAACCCACCGTCACCACACTTTCCTAGAAAGACTAGAAGATTTGAGTATTAAGCCGCTCACAGGCCTGCCGATTGCCTTGGGTATTATATATTGTTCTTTTTGGGTGGTTCGTTTTATCGGAGAGAATCTAATCGGGCATATATTTGAGCCTTTGTTTACAAAGCTATGGTTGCCCTTGTTGATGAAATTAAGCGCCTTTTTGGTTGAGGGAAGTTTTTTACATCATATTCTTATCGGTAATTTTATAGAAGGGAAGATAGATTTTAGCCAATCTTTTGGGCTTTTAACCACAGGCCTCTATGTTCCTATTGCCATGGTGCTGCCTTACGTATTTAGTTTTTACCTTATATTAGGGTTATTGGAAGATTTAGGATATCTTCCTCGCTTGGCGGTTTTGGCAGATAATTTTATGCATTATTTGGGCCTGCACGGATACGCGATAATTCCTTTTATTTTAGGTTTAGGCTGTAAAGTTCCCGGTATCTTAGCAACTCGGATTTTAGAGGAAAGGCGCGAGAAATTTATAGCTATTACTTTAATGGCAGTTGGCGTTCCCTGTATGGCGCAAATCGCGATGATTGTAGGGTTGGTGGGGCAAAGAGGGGACAAATACGTAGCGATCGTATTCTTCACTCTCTTTGTTCTACTGGTCATCAAGGGTTTAATTTTAAATAGGGTTTTAAAAGGAGTGAGCCCGGAGATATTGGTAGAAATTCCTCCTTATCGGATACCTCAAATTCAAGCGGTGATTAAGAAACTTTGGATGCGTTTATCCGGTTTTTTAAGGGAAGCCTTGCCTTTTGTGCTTTTAGGCGTGCTTCTTGTTAATATACTTTATACTCTAAAGATTATAGATTTCTTGGCTTATATTTTTACCCCGGTTTTAACCGGGCTATGGGGGCTTCCCAAAGAAGCCATCTCCGCTTTAATAGTCGGGTTTTTAAGGAAAGACGTTGCTGTAGGTATGCTTGGGCCGCTTAATTTAACCACTAAACAGCTGGTAGTCGGTTCTACAATTTTAGCTGTATATTTTCCCTGTATTGCTACTTATATAGTTTTAATCAGGGAATTGGGAATAAAGGATACACTTAAAAGCACATCTATCATGATTGCGGTTGCGTTACTGGTCGGATTAATACTTAATTTGATTCTTTGA